Below is a genomic region from Gigantopelta aegis isolate Gae_Host chromosome 1, Gae_host_genome, whole genome shotgun sequence.
agagagagaaagagaagaaacccgctactgtcacataggctactcctagcAATAAAGTAGCAACGGTTCTTTTATAtaacatgcactttcccatacaaAGGTCTATAGCGTAGGCCTACAAATCACtgggcattggttggaatgaggaaAAACAGTCCATTAAGGACTGCGACCTATCACCAGTGCTGGATTTATAAAGGGTaaaagggggcaattgccccagcacccacccacccctgccAGAGGGCCTCCCAGACTAAGGAcgtcctttataaaaaaaaataaaaaaaaaatcatttcatttttttatttgtcatgtaatttaatttctatgttgaggggcaccgaacctgaagtgcccccccccccccccccaatgtctacaCCCGGCCCTGCCTATCCCACGCCAGGCGAGgactctaccactgatctacactCCTAGAACAGACAAAATTGATAGTCATGACGTGCGTATAATATTACTATGCATGTATTGCCCATCTACCATTGACTTTATTGATTCTATCCCGTTGCAATTTGCCATTCTCCGCAATCTGCacaatatgttattttatttatagatatgtatgtatgcctacaaaatgtatattttttttagcaaactACAACTGTATTCAAGTCTACGTAATTACTAATAGCTTAATTATCCACCAGCAAGATTTGTAAAGTACACAGTTGTAACCTGACCtattctgaataattatattttataataaatctCTACTCTGTTACTTCACGGAATGCATCtatattgttattacacatatctctataatgtaatatcatttattatataacatttagtgaaatatcttaaaatatcagtgaaataaaagtgctatcagtgacgataacacatttcagagtgaaaatttcactctaaaatgtgttatcgtcactgtagaaagtgttatcttctctgtaagaaagccggaactattttgctgctggcatttaaaaataaaggtaaattgccaaaagttatataataaatagaaaattttatgttttttgtcaaatatgatttatatttgacaaaaaaaatgaaattgctaaaagttatataataaatagaaaatttcatgttttttgtcaaatatgatttatatttgacaaaaaacatgaaatatcctctatgtatctatattgttaatacacatatacatgtatttataatgtaaaaccatgtactgtatttgtatgtatatatgtaccaagcaatgttttcctattatttgtatccTCCTGTAAAtcatcttgtcaaaatcagaatatgtatgttcctcttacgccgttgccttaatgtaataaagttctgttctgctCTGTTGTGTTCTGTTTCAGCTATCACAACGTTTTTGTgctgttaacttacacattaGACTAATAAAACTGTATTCAAGCTTATGTAATTACCAATTGCTTAATTATTCATTGTAGCACAGTTAGTTCCAGCAATCACAACTTTTTGTGCCGTTAacttacaatctaattaaaattagctccactggttaattactattacatgtggatctgacagcaccccgttggagctcatgtccagttgacctttcattcgaccaattaaaaccttacttcCAAATTCATggcagtgatttgaaaacaatttgaaaacattcggaattgtgccgagggtatacgaagtgattcgggtgaattatgaagtatgacggaaactaatttcaatataaacttttaatgttgaactttcgtttcaagacgaaaaaaaaccgtgatggtatagccataaaatatatttacactagtatacaatccagactttattactgcactccccTCCCCtcgttttttaatgttgaaatagaccaacaagttcgcctattgcataaatagtctggtccgatatttttagaatttgtatgcttccgAATAACGCTGTTAAaagcgaagtgtaattggtcgatattcaaattgttatttatagatgaaatgtcacctggacatgggagtgcACGCAATGCTGTTGGATCTACtggtagagctaattttaatcagattggttaacttacacattatatttacaaagGTTTGCAAAAATTGTCAATTTTAGCAAATCCGACATGTTTCTCGTCGTACTGGTGTTTGTACCATTTTTTTtaatcgttttgtttaacgacactactagagcacattgatttactaatcatcggctattggatgtcaaacatttggtaattctgacatacagtcttagagaggaaactcgttacatttttccattagcagctagggatcttttatatgcaccatcccacagacatgatagcacataccacggtatttgcactggctggaacaagaaatagctcagtgggcccaccgacggagattgaTCATataccgaccacgcatcaagcgagcactttaccactgagctacgtcccccACCCCCCGGTGTCTGTAATAGGTCAAAAtcgtatctaaatacaaaagaTATACCATGGAACACTAGTGCCCAGCGGCTGTAACACTGCGCAGTCATTTTGTATTTCGTAAAGACGTAGTCATGttacactgaacaacaaaagaaacgtgcatattttaatacatataacaagtaCCGGTAACATCAAACTAATGGGTtctttaaatactacagaggtaatcatcaaagaaataattcaaaaagcatatcaatgttgttggggtttttgtgtgtgggtttttttgttggggcttttttttttttttttttgggggggggggggggggttaatgaGAAACTATTTCCTAGACTAGATTAAACTGCTGCAAGTAACGACACGagaaatggtggtgtgttgcttCAGTAAGATTCaaactgaaaataattttaaattgaaaaagcTAAACAAGTAttttcgtttcttttgttgttcagtgtatacatgtacatataaatgataccatatggaatttaataaacaaattgattgattgattgattgattgattgatggatggatggatgtaaagatttgtttccattttcaaccggcctcggtggcgcagtggttaagccatcggactacaggctggtaggtacagggttcgcagcccggtaccggctccaacccagagcgagttcttaagggcgcaatgggtaggtgtatggccactacaccctcttttctctcactaaccactaacaaactaacaactaacccactgtcctggacaggcagcccaaatagctgaggtgtatgcccaggacagcgtgcttgaaccttaattggatataagcacgaaaataagttgaaatcaatcaattaatcaatccaTTTTCATGCTTTAGGAATACACACCAATGCTGAACAGGTTTCCAAAACCATTGGTCATCATGTTGCTAAGTTTATAGTGTTTTAATAtctaatacaataaatatgtattaaaaaaaaaaaaaaaaaaaaaaagtttagtgTTCTATCACATCAGCAATAAAAACTACtccttttaaaaataagaacaagacaaattattataataattattaataaaataataatatattattgttgttgttaatattattatgattattattattattattatttctgctATTTTGTCACTACATATAACCAGTTTAAACAACACAATATTCTATGGATCAAACGTATCTAGAATGAACAGCTTTAAGTGAAGTCCTAAGTTCCCTTGCAGATATAGACAAAGAATCTAATTTGGCATTAATCTGACCCATTTCGTCTACCAGATTATTTGGAAACGTCACAGGGTATAAAAGTCGtttgaatattaatttgttcatatttttcaaattaattttcgCGTTAAAACCAATGCACATAGCCTGTCTGCAGCTTAATCCAAACTCACAACCATCTTGATGCAATGCATTTCGGGAAATGTCGTAAGATCCACACGAAGGCTCTAAATTATTGACGTCATCCATATCAATTATCTTGAGCGAGGAATTAACCAATAGAAAATGGCCTTCTTTAAAATCTGGAACCACCAGCGACCCTAGCGGTGAATATTCCAAATAATCCAGCAGCTGAGCCATATCAATGGCGTGTTCTAACTTTTTCTGCCACGGCAAAATTTGCAAACTGTCGATGACAAATCGATGGCCGAACTCGTAAACTGCGACCACGCCATGTTCGGAAATATCAGTGGAGTCGCTCTCCTCGCTTCTCACACAGTATCCTAACAACTTGACGAGCTGTGGGTGATCAAGCTGCTCCAGAAACAGAATTTCCTTCATCAGTTTCATCGTGGGCATCAAGTAACACAACCCCTTGTCTTTGGGGGAATCTTTGGCCTGGCGTTTAAGATTATCGAGACACGTTCTGACGTCATTAAGATGGCGGGTCACCATTTTCACCGCCACGTGCATTCCTTTGTACTCGCCgagaaatgtttgtttagaTACTCCATGGCCAACTTTCTTCTTAATCTTAATGTTGTGAATGTTTGTACAATCAAATAAAAACTTTGCCTTGGCAATCGTCATTTCGCTGAGGTTATTACGGACTACGACGTGCGGTGAGGTTCCTATGTTTTCCAACGAGAAGTAAGGCATGTGGTTGATTTTTTCCGTTAGGTGAATTCCCAACGCTGCCCCGTCCTGCACATTGGCGCCGTCTAGTATCGAAGTTCTCTCCCCTGTTCCCGAGTAATCGTCCGTGTACAGATCGACCACGCACGGTTTTACTCGAAGTGGgaaggaaataaaaataaaatagaccaTCAGTACGAGCATCAGTAGGAAGagaatcttcttcttcttatccTTCATCATTGGTTTGATTTAGAATGAGGGCATTTAACGCTGATTAGAGTTACGATTCCGGCGCTGGATTCCCATTACTAggcaacaaataaaacataatgtgTAGGCGAAGCGACAGCCGCCAATGCTCTGTTATTATTGCCCTCTTAACAGAACAGATAAAAGCTGAGTTTATTTGGAACAGCTCCCACGAGAAAACGAGATACAGacaagaaagagagagagaaaaaagacgACTGCACTGTTTAATGGTTTTGTTCAGAATCTATTATATGTAGCTTCAGACACACTTTCTTTGAATAACTGCTGCCAAGAAAATTAAGAAtgtatactagtagtagtatgttgttttaaacacaccagaagattttttttcagaataactGCTCCAGTGAAAATTgagaatatattattttggaaTAGTAGATTGTCTAGAAGATTGTCCTTGAATAACTTCTTCCAATAAGAATAGATTATTATAAAGTATTAGATATTCTAAAAGATGTTCCTCAAATAACACCGTCCAATGAAAAATCagaatagatttttttttttttgaataacTGCTTTCCAGTGAAAAGTTAGAATAAATTGTTATGAAGTATTAGATACTCAGGCCGTTTTTCTTGAATAACTACTTCCAGTGAAAATTCAGAATAGATTGTTATGAAGTATTAGATACTCAGACCGTTTTTCTTGAATAACTACTTCCAATGAAAAGTCAGAATAGATTGTTATGAAGTATTAGATACTCAGACCGTTTTTCTTGAATAACTACTTCCAGTGAAAAGTTAGAATAGATTACTGTGAAATATTAGATACTCAGACCGTTTTTCTTGAATAACTACTTCCAATGAAAAGTCAGAATAGATTGTTATGAAGTATTAGATACTCAGACCGTTTTTCTTGAATAACTACTTGCAGTGAAAAGTTAGAATATATTACATACTCAGGCCGTTTTTCTTGAATAACTACTTCCAATGAAAAGTTAGAATAGATTGTTATGAAGTATTAGATACTCAGGccggtttttttaataactacTTCCAGTGAAAAGTCAGAATAGATTTTTATGAAGTATTACATACTCAGACCGTTTTTCTTGAATAACTACTTCCTGTGAAAAGTCAGAATATATTACTGTGAAATATTAGATAGTCTAGAAAATATTCCTTGAATAACTGCTTCAAATGAAAATTACTATAGATTATTATAAAGTATTAAATACTCTTAGAAGATTCCAGTGGAAAAAAATCAGAATAACCTATTATGAAGTATTAGATACTCAGAACATTTTTTTCGAATAACTGTTTTCAGTGAAACGTCAAAATAGATTAGTACGAAGTATAATCCACTCAGAATAAATTTCTACTATAACTTCTATTGAAAAGTCAGAATAGATTCCTTGAATAATGCTTCCAGTGAAGGCAGAATAGATTATGAAGTATTAAATACTCTAGAAATTTTCTTGGAATATCTGCTTCCAAAGAGAATGAATATGCACTGTTGTACTTGTAGCTAGTTGATGTGTCTACACACTTAGTCATCTGTGAAGATAAGCACTGAAGTCATGCACTTCTTCTATTGAAGATGTTTGCACATTGTCTCCTTCAGAATACAAGAATAGTCCCTCTTCTAGAACAGAAAGTACAGGTATTCTATACTGTTtcgataaaaataatatttcaacaaGTAATTACGTCCATAAACTGATGTTGTTCCAAAGAGTTCTGTGTGTTGATACTTATAATACTAGCATAtcttaaaatgtaatattcaCAATAATGGCCATGACGATATTCCTGCTAGAAACGTATCTAGTCTTGTTTCAAGAGTTTACGTTtggtattacatatttattttgttgtgtatgtctgtctgatATACAGAATCTAAAATCCGTTAAGCGGTCTGTACCTTTCTGTGTTAAGTGATGTATTAGTAGGTTCTCCTTTGTGAAAGAAGGAAGTTCCTAACAGAACTACTACTTCCGTATCGTGATGTAGTCTTATTTGATGaactgaaacaaataaataaataaatactattagtTAATAATAGAAAACAAATTCACAAAAACATCAATATATCTTTATCTgaaatgcatgcatacatacatacatgttagAGATGTCATCGTGGGTACTGAGTCGcacttaattattattgtatgattatatgattattgtaaTTTGTGTTAATGAGGTAACAACACTTCAACGACTACACAATGTGTAAGTTAAACCAGCATGTtgtcatgtttttttatgtataatattCTAGAAATAATCTcttttgacagtgattcgtgagtgcatgtcatcacagctatatttattccaataagacctgtgctagttttgaattagtaactagtctgggagtggcagtcctctgagtGGTGCAAAAAGGATGTATTGTTCAGTAAATGATTTCATCATGATTAGCTATCCTCCTATATACGAGGCATTagatagttagtttgttttgtttaacgacaccactggagcacattgattaactaattatcggctattggatgtcaaacattcggtaattctgactcgtagtcgtcagaggaaaacggctacatttttcctaatgcaataagtgatctgttatatgcaccttcctacagacaggatagcacataccacggtctttgtccagttattgtgcactgtttggagcaagaaaaaactcaatcagttgaatggatccaccaaggagatttgatcctgcaatgcaagcacatcaagcgatcacacaaccgactgagctaaatcgcgTCCCCAGGCATTAGATAGAGATCAATGGAATCGACCAATATTTTTTCCAAATGTCCATTCGACTGCATTGTACAGAGACTGTTTTGATCATGGATAACGGTTTTTTTCGTTCagatgataacacataccacgttgGAATATGTTTTACTAAGTTGTCTTCATAAATAACCATGATAAACACAGTGTTAAGCTACGTTTCCatatagcctacatgtatacctttttttcttctttttctttctttcttttttccttctttttgttgtgtgtgtgtgtttgaatcCGTGAATTATCGAAATAATGTGTCTGCCATGTCTGTGTTCCCAAGCTATCCTAGAACCGTGCGTCATCAGTATATGAGTATTTGGAATGGCGCCAAAATCCCATAAGAAATAGCATGGACTTCCGGTGAATAACCCATTTAACGCTTCCAGTAAAACTACAAAATATTACTCCCATGTATGCAAGGTGAGATATTGGAGAAATAGTAATATGCCGGAGAGTCCCGAGTGTATATTTGTATCGTTATTTGTAACtatattaccggcctcggtggcgtcgtagttaggctatcggtctacaggctggtaggtactgggttcggatcccagtcgatgcatggttttttttttatctagataccgactccaaaccctgagtgagtgctccgcaaggctcaatggctaggtgtaaaccacttgcaccgaccagtgaaccataactggttcaacaaaggccatgatttgtgctatcctgcctgtgggatggtgcatataaaaatcccttgctgctactcgaaaggagtagcccatgaagtggtgacagcgggtttcctctctcaatatctgtctggtccttaactatatgtctgacgccatataaccgtaaataaaatgtgttgagtgcgtcgttaaataaaacatttttttctttgtaactatattattgtttttcaagCAAGAATATAATTTCTAATTAAATATGACCAATAGCTTGCAATGTACATGGATAATATGGATACCTTTTATCGTGGTACATTGTACAACGAACGACCAATCGATGAATCGAAATGCTTGATTCGCTATGGGTGTTTTACAGTTAGTGATATCACCAAGTGCCTGCCAGATAACATGAGTGGTAACTAGCTACACATTCGGTATGTTacgaaaatgaaaaataatattggaCAAATAGGAGCACACAACTATGACTGATACATCACCCAGTCTACGTATGACGTCGCCATATAACAGCTGATTTGTCCAGTGATTATCCGAAAGCTTTGAATGTATGGTAGGAAATGAATACATTCCAATCACGTCCATTCCCTGACAACTTGTAGCTTGTAGCTGAAGTTATTACGAGTTCGGTGCCAGATGGCTTGTAGTTCCAGTGTCATGTAGAAAGCGAAAACAGTGTTAACTATGACAGCATAGtgacgacacctcagcacatcagTGGGGTAGGAAGGTGTCAAAAAGAGGGagacatggacacacacacacacacacacacacatacatatatacatgatacatatatatatatatatatatatatatatatatatatatatatatatatatatatatatatcgctgctgctactggatcaaggttggggtacacacacacatacacacatatatatacatgatacacacacacacacacacacacacacatatatatatatatatatatatatatatatatatatatatatatatatataaatcatcgctgctgctactggatcaaggttggggcacagacacacacacatacatacatacatacacacacatacatatatataaaccatcgctgctgctactggatcaagaaaggttgggacacacacacacacacacacacacacacacacacacacacacacaccgcttcctacaccagtggcGACACCTCGGCGCATTGGTTTTGTTCCATACTTCAGTACATTGCTTAGTTAACGACACCTGGACATATTTTGTAATTCACAACACTTCGACagcggaaaaacgtccgctagactggtttatgcgcttcacggtaaactaaatgaccacgtcgggaaccaatctaATAGTTctcgaacgttagcgaaacgtttgctggttgAACTTGAAGCTGGCCAGATAAAACAAATGACATCACATATATCTGACCAATGACAGATGTGGTCTTATTTAATGCAACATTTAAAGGttggtgcacttcgaactttcaCCCGGTCAGATGCTATCTGATATACTgctaccggtctcggtggcgcagtggttaagccattggacaacaggctggtagatacagggttcgcagcccggttccaacccagagcgagttcttaagtgctcagtgggtagtgtaagaccactacaccctcttctctctcactaaacaactaacccactgttctggacagacaacccagatagctgaggtgtgtgcccaggacagctaaATATGTCTATTacttaacaatttttttttttaaatgtgtatattgACGTTGTGGACACCATTTATTCTGACACAGTGCCTGCGTAAAACGCGTGCAAATTTTCTTTGTGGTGTacaactttttcttctttttttttcttttttttttgctgtggcaATTTCGTCCCATAAACAACGCTAGCTGTTAAATGgaacattattttaaagtcaCATAACCTAGTGTCCGAGACACGTACCttttcatgggcgtacataggattttgaaaaggggggttccaaaatagactgcagagatattgggcatatatttctatgttgagtaaatataataatgtcagatatcaatgttagatatattaaattattaaaaaaaagcgatttcggagggggggggggggggtcggtcgaacccatcgaaaacaaccccccccccccccccccccatgtacgcccatgcttTTCTATTTCGCTTAaaactctttctctctcaatgtggtctagcggtgtcgttagacaaaacaaactctaactttgctactaatgaaacaatgaagcgtgtttcctctcttataCTATATCACCGAATtaacaaacgtttgacatccaatacccaatGGTTAATAAAGCAGTAAATAAAACTTTTGTGTTGCGCTAATACAGCCTGAAACACACTGGATTAGCCCACTTGAACATTTTAAGCAagaagttaaagggacagacccaacTTTTTAAtaagttacaggtttgtaaaattaactaaacttagtgtcaatttttttgcgggttaaaactagggtttgcgcCTTTAATGAGCctgtcctgagtttactgccaaTGATAAGATTTTAAATTActtattaaacacattttcttacacacccgttggtaagaacaccatgtgttatttttgataacacgtAGTTGTTTACACGTGTAcgtatgttaacaatttcaagacctACGACTggtgctcctaggtgatgaccaggtcaccaatgccatacgtccaataaaaaaaatagcacggtggaaatcgattacactgtgacgtatagttaacctggcaatctaCTAGTGCAAATGGtctgtaaatatcttttagtcgataaagatgtttaaatttgcataaaacctggtttttgaggatatgtaagaaatagaataatacattcgtgtccgttagataccatttatctcataactcgttgttttaaaacgtatcatactcgctttcgctcgttagatacattttaaaacaactcgttaagagataaatggtatttaccggccactcgtgtattattctcagtttaaatacattttcttgtttagaccatcagtgtctgtacattcaataatattatgtttatcgTCATCACAATGATCCCAGTACTTTCTTGCGTTcgaaaaaataacaacatatgtttaggaaataaaaagaagaaagaaaaaaaaagaagaatttttattatatgaCACACTTAACAAATTTAATTGCGGTAATATGGAGTCAGATaaatggttaacgaccacacagataatgatagaggaaacccgctgccgccacaacatgggttactctttttcgat
It encodes:
- the LOC121367679 gene encoding extracellular tyrosine-protein kinase PKDCC-like, giving the protein MPYFSLENIGTSPHVVVRNNLSEMTIAKAKFLFDCTNIHNIKIKKKVGHGVSKQTFLGEYKGMHVAVKMVTRHLNDVRTCLDNLKRQAKDSPKDKGLCYLMPTMKLMKEILFLEQLDHPQLVKLLGYCVRSEESDSTDISEHGVVAVYEFGHRFVIDSLQILPWQKKLEHAIDMAQLLDYLEYSPLGSLVVPDFKEGHFLLVNSSLKIIDMDDVNNLEPSCGSYDISRNALHQDGCEFGLSCRQAMCIGFNAKINLKNMNKLIFKRLLYPVTFPNNLVDEMGQINAKLDSLSISARELRTSLKAVHSRYV